The proteins below are encoded in one region of Pomacea canaliculata isolate SZHN2017 linkage group LG7, ASM307304v1, whole genome shotgun sequence:
- the LOC112568817 gene encoding deleted in malignant brain tumors 1 protein-like — MKLQSVVSTYLISLILLTCLAEPMKARVVNGTLEAGRLEIYFNVEGGTACNFMFEIEEATVACGMLGFNSTEAAIDKLVEYKQSSSHIVMYDVRCSGAETILVQCSHKYFLFHDCNDVEDVVVICKKTEPMKARVVNGTLEAGRLEIYFNGEWRTVCDKGFGKEEVTVACRMLGFNSNEAAAVSSVRYGQGSGPILKDNLQCSGSETSLAQCLSFYTASCEHSQDIGVICNITELMKVRLVNGNSVAGRLEIHFSGTWETVCDYGFEKEDALVACRMLGFNSTEAAAVSSVRYGQGSGHILLKDVRCRGTETSLAKCSHGEFYPQKCNHSQDVGVICNITEQMKARLVNGRSKAGRLEVFFNGEWSTVCNKGFGNKEARVACRMLQVNSSEVAVVPTVRYGRGSGHILLSNIWCSGEEASLAQCYHGLLYPQDCDHSNDVGVVCNIKNHVHV; from the exons ATGAAGCTGCAGAGTGTCGTCAGCACTTATCTGATATCACTTATCCTCCTTACATGTCTAG CCGAACCCATGAAAGCTCGTGTGGTTAACGGGACGTTGGAggcaggacgtctagagatatATTTCAATGTAGAAGGGGGAACAGCGTGCAACTTCATGTTTGAAATTGAAGAGGCTACAGTGGCCTGCGGGATGTTAGGCTTTAACAG CACTGAAGCAGCTATTGACAAATTAGTCGAATACAAACAAAGTTCAAGTCACATTGTAATGTACGATGTAAGGTGCAGTGGGGCGGAAACCATTCTGGTACAGTGCTctcacaaatattttctcttccATGACTGCAATGATGTCGAAGATGTCGTTGTCATCTGTAAAAAAA CCGAACCAATGAAAGCTCGTGTGGTCAACGGGACGTTGGAggcaggacgtctagagatatACTTCAATGGAGAATGGAgaacagtgtgtgacaaagGATTTGGAAAAGAAGAGGTTACAgtggcctgcaggatgttaGGCTTTAACAG CAATGAAGCTGCAGCTGTCAGCTCAGTCAGATACGGACAAGGTTCGGGCCCCATTCTAAAAGACAACTTGCAGTGCAGTGGTTCGGAAACTAGTCTTGCACAGTGCCTTAGTTTCTATACAGCTTCCTGCGAGCATTCACAAGATATCGGTGTCATTTGCAACATTA CTGAGCTGATGAAAGTTCGCTTGGTTAACGGAAATTCAGTcgcaggacgtctagagataCATTTCAGTGGAACATGGGAAACAGTGTGTGACTACGGGTTTGAAAAAGAAGATGCTTTGGTGGCATGTAGGATGTTAGGCTTTAACAG CACTGAAGCAGCAGCTGTCAGCTCAGTCAGATACGGACAAGGTTCAGGTCACATTCTCCTCAAAGATGTGCGGTGTCGTGGGACGGAAACCAGTCTGGCGAAGTGCTCTCACGGAGAATTCTATCCTCAGAAGTGCAATCACTCACAGGATGTCGGTGTcatctgtaacatca CTGAACAGATGAAGGCGCGTCTGGTTAACGGAAGGTCTAAGGCGGGTCGTCTAGAAGTGTTTTTCAATGGAGAATGGAGCACAGTATGTAACAAGGGTTTTGGCAATAAAGAAGCGCGTgtggcctgcaggatgttaCAAGTCAATAG CTCTGAAGTGGCAGTTGTCCCCACAGTAAGGTATGGAAGAGGTTCAGGACATATTCTCCTTAGCAACATCTGGTGCAGCGGGGAGGAAGCTAGTCTGGCACAGTGCTATCACGGACTTCTGTATCCGCAGGATTGCGATCATTCCAATGATGTCGGTGTcgtctgtaacatca AGAACCATGTCCACGTGTAA